One region of Chitinophaga varians genomic DNA includes:
- a CDS encoding efflux transporter outer membrane subunit produces the protein MSLVVGLAACRVGRNYERPPVALPTQFGNVAPSDSSIAEMEWKRFFSDATLQQLIDKALTGNYDLQLAVKRVEASQAYLKQAKAAWLPAFNATATANTNFPSKNSFTGMNLSNFNFGDHIEDYNLGVGMSWEIDVWGKIRRQREAAQATLLQSYEGQRAVQTGLVAAIASSYFNLLMLDNQLAIAKRNVDLSDTIVQMIRLQKTAGEVTELAVQQAISQKQTAALLVPQLEQGIGIQENAIRILTGELPAPISRTSQLHDFKVADSLPTGIPAGMVSRRPDVRAAELGLVAANARVGAAQGNMYPSLNITANGGVNAFKASNWFTLPASLFGTVAGSITQPIFQRRALKTQLEVAKIEREQSVISFRQATLNAVGEVSDALIKLDKLKTQQQIAGEQVATTQLAVQQAQMLFRSGMATYLEVITAQSRALQAELGQADVDRQRLSAMVDLYRSLGGGWK, from the coding sequence TTGTCCTTAGTTGTAGGGTTAGCAGCTTGCCGGGTAGGCCGCAATTACGAGCGGCCCCCGGTGGCGCTGCCCACTCAATTTGGCAACGTAGCGCCTTCCGACAGCAGTATTGCTGAAATGGAATGGAAAAGATTTTTCAGCGACGCCACCCTGCAGCAGTTGATCGACAAAGCCCTTACCGGCAACTACGATCTGCAACTGGCCGTGAAAAGGGTAGAAGCTTCCCAGGCTTATTTGAAACAAGCCAAAGCCGCGTGGCTGCCGGCATTCAATGCCACTGCCACTGCTAATACCAACTTCCCGTCCAAGAACAGTTTTACCGGTATGAACCTGAGTAATTTTAACTTCGGCGATCATATCGAGGACTATAACCTGGGCGTAGGCATGTCCTGGGAGATTGACGTATGGGGTAAAATCCGTCGTCAGCGTGAAGCCGCACAGGCCACCCTGTTACAGTCATACGAAGGACAGCGTGCCGTGCAAACCGGACTGGTAGCCGCTATCGCCAGCAGTTATTTCAACCTGCTGATGCTGGACAACCAGCTGGCCATCGCCAAACGCAACGTAGACCTGAGCGATACCATTGTACAGATGATCCGCCTGCAGAAAACAGCCGGTGAAGTAACTGAACTGGCCGTGCAACAGGCTATCTCCCAGAAGCAGACCGCAGCTTTGCTGGTGCCGCAACTGGAGCAAGGCATTGGCATCCAGGAAAACGCTATCCGCATCCTGACCGGCGAACTGCCTGCACCCATCAGCAGGACCAGTCAGCTGCATGACTTCAAGGTAGCGGATTCCCTGCCTACCGGTATCCCTGCCGGCATGGTAAGCCGCCGTCCGGACGTGAGGGCTGCCGAATTAGGACTGGTAGCCGCCAACGCCCGCGTAGGCGCCGCCCAGGGCAATATGTACCCTTCGCTGAACATTACCGCCAACGGTGGTGTGAACGCTTTCAAAGCCAGCAACTGGTTCACCCTTCCTGCCTCTTTGTTTGGTACTGTGGCGGGCAGTATTACCCAGCCCATCTTCCAGCGCCGTGCCCTGAAAACACAACTGGAAGTGGCCAAAATAGAGCGGGAACAATCAGTGATCTCCTTCCGCCAGGCTACGCTTAACGCCGTAGGCGAAGTAAGCGACGCATTAATCAAGCTGGACAAGCTGAAAACACAGCAGCAGATAGCAGGGGAGCAGGTAGCCACCACCCAGCTGGCCGTACAACAGGCACAGATGCTGTTCCGCAGCGGTATGGCCACTTATCTCGAAGTGATCACCGCCCAGTCACGCGCCCTTCAGGCAGAACTGGGACAGGCAGATGTTGACCGTCAGCGCCTGAGCGCTATGGTAGACCTGTACCGGTCACTCGGTGGCGGATGGAAATAA
- a CDS encoding NAD(P)H-binding protein, which translates to MKQTILGAGGAVGIEVARALTAYTHDIRLVGRNPKKVNASDEVFKADLTNRDQVFHAVAGSGIVYLTLGFEYSTRVWKTQWPALIRNVIDACLEHQAKLVFFDNAYAIGGNHVNHITEDTPFRPSSQKGQVRAEVDEMLLQSIAKHHLQALIARAPDIFGDIKVNSILMHLVYDNLVRGEKAVWLCNADLVHSIGYTPELAKGTVMLGNTADAYNQIWNLPVDQQRITGKEWIQLFAQALDKNDAFDVLPAALVKELGVDNQIMHELFEMLYQYDRDYFFDSSKFNQRFNYTPISHAQAVQETVRRLA; encoded by the coding sequence ATGAAACAGACGATTTTAGGCGCCGGCGGCGCTGTAGGCATAGAAGTGGCCAGGGCGCTCACGGCCTACACACATGACATCCGCCTTGTTGGCAGGAACCCCAAAAAAGTCAATGCCTCCGATGAGGTATTTAAAGCAGATCTCACCAACCGGGACCAGGTCTTCCACGCAGTAGCCGGTAGCGGTATCGTTTACCTCACACTCGGGTTCGAATACAGCACCAGGGTATGGAAAACACAATGGCCCGCACTGATACGCAACGTCATCGATGCCTGCCTCGAACATCAGGCTAAACTGGTGTTCTTCGATAACGCCTACGCCATCGGCGGCAACCATGTGAACCATATTACAGAAGATACCCCTTTCCGGCCGTCCAGCCAGAAAGGGCAGGTCAGGGCGGAAGTCGATGAGATGCTCCTGCAGAGCATCGCGAAGCATCACTTACAGGCACTCATCGCCAGAGCACCGGATATTTTCGGAGATATTAAAGTCAACAGTATATTGATGCACCTGGTATATGACAACCTGGTGAGAGGAGAGAAGGCCGTCTGGCTGTGCAATGCCGACCTTGTTCACAGTATCGGCTATACGCCGGAACTGGCCAAAGGCACCGTCATGCTGGGCAATACCGCTGACGCCTACAACCAGATATGGAACCTGCCCGTAGATCAGCAGCGTATTACGGGGAAAGAGTGGATACAGCTGTTTGCGCAGGCCCTGGACAAAAATGACGCCTTCGACGTACTGCCGGCAGCGTTAGTGAAAGAGCTGGGTGTAGACAACCAGATCATGCACGAGCTCTTCGAGATGTTGTACCAATATGACCGGGACTATTTTTTTGACAGCAGCAAGTTCAACCAGCGATTTAATTATACGCCCATCAGCCATGCACAGGCCGTGCAGGAGACGGTGCGGCGGTTAGCTTAG
- a CDS encoding efflux RND transporter permease subunit, producing MFRKFIERPVLATVISILLVLLGILGLLTLPMSQFPDIAPPSVAVTASYPGANSEVVARSVATPIEEAVNGVENMTYMTSQSNNDGSMTLNVYFRLGTDPDLAAVNVQNRVAKATSQLPAEVIQAGISTQKVQNSMIMVVNLQSDRPEYNETFLQNYAKINIIPEIQRVKGVGQAMVFGAKDYSMRIWLRPDRLTAYNMSPQEVLGAIRDQNLEAAPGRFGEGSQESFEYIIKYKGKLNKDQQYEDIILRANADGSVLRLKDVARVEFGSFTYGSDTRVNGKYGIGIAINQTAGSNANEIQETINKLMKKAEKSFPTGIEYFNIYSTKEYLDESIDQVKHTLVEAFILVFIVVFIFLQDFRSTLIPAIAVPVAIIGTFFFMKLFGFSINLLTLFALILAIGIVVDDAIVVVEAVHAKMEKGANPRIATLSSMQEISGAIISITLVMSAVFIPVGFMEGPAGVFYRQFAFTLAIAILISALNALTLSPALCALILKNNHGGGHGEEHGKLNGHAKQQQSFGKRFFAAFNTGFNAMTEKYARSLQFLIKRKWLTIAGLLIIGGVTFWMMRKTPTGFIPTEDQGFAVFVVNMPPGSSLERTRQVVDKVEHVVKDLESTHAYLSVSGFNFLSNSSSATSGVGFIKLKPHAERGKIKDMNAIMGMLQGKFAAIPEANIFAINMPTVPGFSNVAGFEMVLQDRTGSGSLEKLGGTAYGFIGELMKRKEIAFAFTTFNNGHPQYEIEIDDRKAKQLGIPVSDILQTMQVYYGSMFASDFNRFGKYYRVIVQADAELRKDPSSLDGVYVKNQFGEQVPINTVVSLKRVYGPETVTRNNLFNAVTINGQAKPGYGSGDAIRAVEEVAAQYLPRGYTYEWVGMTKEEISAGNQSTIIFTLCLIFVYFLLAAQYESYILPLAVILSIPLGIFGVFAFINLFGIDNNIYVQVGLIMLIGLLAKNAILIVEYAVQRRRSGMGLVASGIRAARLRLRPILMTSFAFIAGLLPLMRATGSSALGNRSISTGAAGGMLTGVVLGVFAIPVLYVIFQFLQEKISRKPIVTEEEKKAEIAELVH from the coding sequence ATGTTTAGAAAATTCATAGAACGGCCAGTATTGGCTACCGTTATATCCATCCTCCTGGTTCTGCTGGGGATACTGGGGCTGCTCACCCTTCCGATGAGCCAGTTCCCGGACATTGCGCCGCCCAGCGTAGCCGTAACGGCCTCCTATCCCGGAGCCAACTCCGAAGTGGTGGCCCGTTCCGTGGCCACGCCTATTGAAGAGGCGGTGAACGGGGTGGAGAACATGACTTACATGACTTCCCAATCCAACAACGATGGTTCCATGACGCTCAACGTTTATTTTCGTTTGGGCACCGATCCGGACCTCGCTGCGGTGAACGTGCAGAACCGCGTGGCCAAAGCCACCAGCCAGCTGCCGGCGGAAGTGATACAGGCAGGTATCAGCACCCAGAAAGTACAGAACAGTATGATCATGGTGGTGAATCTGCAGAGCGACAGACCAGAGTATAATGAGACCTTCCTGCAGAACTATGCGAAGATCAATATCATCCCGGAAATACAGCGTGTAAAAGGGGTTGGTCAGGCGATGGTGTTTGGCGCGAAAGATTACTCTATGCGTATCTGGTTGCGCCCTGACAGGCTGACCGCTTACAACATGTCCCCACAGGAAGTATTGGGCGCTATCCGCGACCAGAACCTGGAAGCAGCCCCCGGCCGTTTCGGTGAAGGCAGCCAGGAATCTTTCGAGTATATCATCAAATACAAAGGTAAACTCAACAAGGACCAGCAATATGAAGACATCATCCTGCGTGCGAACGCCGATGGTTCCGTGCTGCGCCTGAAAGATGTGGCCCGTGTTGAATTTGGTTCATTTACCTATGGTAGTGATACCCGGGTGAACGGTAAATACGGTATCGGTATCGCGATTAACCAGACAGCTGGTTCCAATGCGAATGAGATACAGGAAACGATCAACAAGCTGATGAAAAAAGCGGAGAAATCATTTCCTACCGGTATCGAGTATTTTAATATTTACAGCACCAAAGAGTACCTGGACGAGTCTATCGATCAGGTGAAACATACGCTTGTAGAGGCTTTTATCCTCGTGTTTATCGTGGTGTTCATCTTCCTGCAGGATTTCCGTTCCACCCTGATCCCGGCGATTGCCGTACCGGTGGCCATTATCGGTACCTTCTTCTTTATGAAGCTCTTCGGGTTCTCTATCAACCTGCTGACGTTGTTCGCGCTGATCCTCGCGATCGGTATCGTGGTGGATGACGCCATTGTGGTGGTGGAGGCGGTGCATGCGAAGATGGAGAAAGGGGCTAATCCCCGTATCGCCACGCTATCGTCCATGCAGGAGATATCCGGTGCGATCATTTCCATTACGCTGGTGATGTCTGCCGTGTTTATCCCGGTAGGTTTCATGGAAGGGCCAGCGGGCGTTTTCTACCGGCAGTTTGCCTTTACGCTGGCCATCGCCATCCTGATCTCTGCATTGAACGCGTTGACGCTCAGTCCTGCGCTCTGCGCCCTGATCCTGAAAAACAATCACGGCGGCGGTCATGGAGAAGAACATGGTAAACTGAACGGTCATGCAAAACAACAGCAGAGTTTTGGCAAACGTTTCTTTGCCGCTTTCAATACCGGCTTCAATGCCATGACGGAAAAGTATGCCCGCAGCCTTCAGTTCCTGATTAAACGTAAGTGGCTGACCATTGCAGGATTGCTGATCATCGGTGGAGTGACCTTCTGGATGATGCGTAAAACGCCTACCGGCTTTATTCCTACAGAAGACCAGGGTTTTGCCGTGTTTGTGGTGAATATGCCTCCGGGCTCATCACTGGAGCGTACCCGTCAGGTAGTGGACAAGGTGGAGCATGTTGTAAAAGACCTGGAGTCTACACACGCCTACCTGAGCGTGTCCGGCTTCAACTTCCTCAGCAACTCCAGCAGTGCTACTTCCGGCGTGGGCTTTATCAAACTGAAACCACATGCCGAGCGTGGCAAGATCAAGGATATGAACGCCATCATGGGTATGTTGCAGGGTAAGTTCGCCGCTATCCCCGAAGCGAACATCTTTGCGATCAACATGCCTACCGTACCGGGCTTCAGTAACGTGGCCGGTTTCGAAATGGTATTGCAGGACCGCACTGGTAGCGGATCTCTGGAGAAACTGGGCGGTACCGCTTATGGATTTATTGGTGAGCTGATGAAACGTAAAGAGATTGCTTTTGCGTTCACCACTTTCAACAACGGCCACCCGCAATATGAAATAGAGATCGACGACCGTAAAGCCAAACAGCTGGGTATTCCGGTGAGCGACATTCTGCAGACCATGCAGGTGTATTATGGTAGTATGTTCGCGTCTGACTTCAACCGCTTTGGCAAGTATTACCGTGTGATCGTACAGGCCGATGCCGAACTGCGTAAAGATCCTTCCTCACTGGACGGGGTATACGTAAAAAACCAGTTTGGTGAACAGGTGCCTATCAACACCGTAGTATCACTGAAACGGGTATACGGACCGGAGACAGTTACCCGCAACAACCTGTTCAACGCCGTTACCATCAACGGTCAGGCGAAACCAGGTTATGGTAGTGGTGATGCCATCAGAGCTGTAGAGGAAGTGGCTGCGCAGTATCTGCCGAGAGGTTACACCTACGAATGGGTGGGCATGACCAAAGAAGAGATCAGCGCCGGCAACCAGTCTACCATCATCTTCACCCTGTGTCTGATATTCGTGTACTTCCTGCTGGCGGCACAATACGAAAGTTATATCCTGCCACTGGCGGTGATCCTGTCCATACCGCTGGGTATCTTCGGTGTGTTTGCGTTCATCAACCTGTTTGGTATCGATAACAATATATATGTACAGGTAGGTTTAATCATGTTGATAGGGCTGCTGGCGAAGAACGCCATTCTGATCGTGGAATACGCGGTACAGAGAAGACGCAGTGGCATGGGACTGGTAGCATCCGGTATCCGTGCGGCCCGCCTGCGTCTGCGCCCTATTTTAATGACCTCGTTCGCCTTTATCGCAGGTTTGTTGCCACTGATGCGGGCTACCGGCTCTTCCGCGCTGGGTAACCGTTCCATCAGTACCGGTGCTGCCGGCGGTATGCTTACCGGTGTAGTGTTGGGCGTATTTGCCATCCCGGTATTGTATGTGATATTCCAGTTCCTGCAGGAGAAAATCAGCCGCAAACCTATTGTGACTGAAGAAGAGAAAAAAGCAGAGATAGCCGAACTGGTACACTAA
- a CDS encoding efflux RND transporter periplasmic adaptor subunit, whose product MKPKRSVFANLPAGLLYSVVILSLLSGCGASEAHMEGQQAAALPVLKLNAVPATTYREYSATLEGRTNVDIRPQVEGILDKIYVDEGAFVKAGQPLFKINDRVYTEVQSNANATLLAAKANLEKAQLEVDRLTPLVKNNVVGEVQLKTAQANYQAAKASVAQAQAQLGSAGINVGYTLITAPVSGYIGRIPYKVGALVGRAEPQPLTVLSDVNQMYAYFSMSEGDFLKFKNETAGGSLADKVKQLPQVELKLADNSIYSEKGKIETMEGQFDKTMGAISFRATFPNGAGLLRTGNTGKIRIPEQFSDAVVIPTEATYELQDKVMVFVVADSNKVTGVPITISGKSGNYYFVEKGVKSGQRIVYSGLDRLHDGTVIAPQQMSLDSLLKVRPL is encoded by the coding sequence ATGAAACCAAAAAGATCCGTTTTTGCAAACTTGCCGGCAGGCTTACTCTATAGTGTCGTAATTCTTTCCCTGTTGTCTGGCTGCGGCGCTTCAGAGGCGCACATGGAAGGACAGCAGGCGGCAGCTTTACCGGTATTAAAACTGAACGCAGTACCTGCCACTACTTACCGCGAATACAGCGCAACGCTGGAAGGCCGTACCAATGTGGACATTCGTCCGCAGGTGGAAGGTATACTTGATAAGATTTATGTAGACGAAGGCGCTTTCGTGAAAGCCGGTCAGCCGTTATTTAAAATCAATGACCGCGTGTACACGGAAGTACAAAGCAATGCGAACGCCACACTGCTGGCCGCCAAAGCTAACCTGGAAAAAGCACAGCTGGAAGTGGACCGTCTCACGCCGCTGGTAAAAAACAATGTCGTAGGCGAAGTGCAGCTGAAAACTGCGCAGGCCAACTATCAGGCGGCCAAAGCATCGGTAGCGCAGGCACAGGCCCAGCTGGGCAGTGCAGGCATCAACGTAGGCTACACGCTGATCACAGCGCCTGTTAGCGGTTATATCGGCAGAATCCCTTATAAAGTGGGCGCGCTGGTAGGCCGTGCAGAACCGCAGCCGCTGACAGTACTGTCTGACGTAAACCAGATGTACGCTTACTTTTCCATGAGCGAAGGCGACTTCCTGAAATTTAAAAACGAAACCGCCGGCGGCAGCCTTGCTGACAAGGTAAAACAACTGCCGCAGGTAGAGCTGAAACTGGCTGATAATTCCATCTACAGTGAAAAAGGAAAAATAGAAACCATGGAAGGTCAGTTTGACAAGACCATGGGCGCTATCAGCTTCCGCGCCACTTTCCCTAACGGAGCAGGACTGCTGCGTACCGGCAACACCGGTAAGATCCGCATCCCTGAACAATTCTCCGATGCCGTGGTGATTCCTACAGAAGCTACTTATGAGCTGCAGGACAAAGTGATGGTGTTTGTAGTCGCTGACAGCAACAAAGTGACAGGTGTTCCCATTACTATATCCGGTAAAAGCGGTAACTACTATTTTGTGGAGAAAGGTGTGAAGTCCGGTCAACGGATCGTTTACTCCGGCCTGGACCGTCTGCATGACGGCACTGTGATCGCTCCGCAACAGATGTCACTTGACAGCTTACTGAAAGTAAGACCGCTCTAA
- a CDS encoding helix-turn-helix domain-containing protein, whose product MEVTKAGKIADIPMYRLEDCVNGMPFFIGKIDGCDEEEVEHWGTPHRHNGFSIDILLKGTIRQAIDFKQYEVTAPAIMLMEPDQVHQHAMGDDVELINISFTPDFLVPEMQGVISCWHCIFNSGMVPLTQEQLEELMVYARLLKKEYESDKARKEAVLRNLLNAMVITIGRISEPSNAWLNGENSQYNMARQFKVLVDQHFHEKTQVSDYAEMLFVTPGHLNDTVKSLLGRNAKYVIDEKRTMEAKRLLYWGEHSVKQIAARLNFEDDAYFNRFFKKHTGLTPASFQKTTREKYN is encoded by the coding sequence ATGGAAGTTACAAAAGCAGGAAAGATAGCAGATATACCCATGTACCGTCTTGAAGACTGTGTGAACGGCATGCCGTTTTTTATCGGCAAGATAGATGGCTGTGATGAAGAGGAGGTGGAGCATTGGGGCACGCCGCACCGTCACAACGGTTTCAGTATCGATATACTGCTGAAAGGAACTATCCGGCAGGCAATTGACTTTAAACAATACGAGGTGACTGCACCCGCCATCATGCTGATGGAACCTGATCAGGTCCATCAGCATGCGATGGGGGATGATGTGGAGTTGATTAATATATCTTTTACACCGGATTTTCTTGTTCCGGAAATGCAGGGTGTGATCAGCTGCTGGCATTGTATCTTTAATTCCGGTATGGTGCCGCTGACGCAGGAGCAGCTGGAGGAGCTGATGGTGTATGCCCGGTTGCTGAAGAAGGAATATGAAAGCGACAAGGCACGTAAGGAAGCGGTGCTCCGCAACCTGCTGAATGCGATGGTGATCACCATTGGCCGTATTTCCGAGCCCTCCAATGCATGGCTGAACGGAGAAAACTCCCAATACAACATGGCGCGCCAGTTTAAAGTACTGGTAGACCAGCATTTCCATGAGAAGACACAGGTGTCTGATTATGCCGAGATGTTGTTTGTAACGCCCGGACATTTAAATGACACAGTGAAAAGCCTGCTGGGCAGAAATGCCAAATATGTGATCGATGAGAAGAGGACGATGGAGGCCAAACGGTTATTGTACTGGGGAGAACACTCCGTAAAACAGATTGCGGCCCGCCTGAATTTCGAGGATGACGCCTACTTTAACCGCTTTTTCAAAAAACATACGGGACTTACGCCGGCCTCGTTCCAGAAGACGACCCGTGAAAAGTACAATTAA